The following proteins are encoded in a genomic region of Candidatus Methylospira mobilis:
- a CDS encoding STAS-like domain-containing protein — MNEPHIIRIFDIVGGPLCISTDDGQTVHDKIAPLLKDGQRVILSFSGVDTLISLFLHVAIGQLYGELTEERIRELLSVQDMAQDDLVLLKRAVENAKAFFKNRQGYEQAWKEEVSDEE; from the coding sequence ATGAACGAACCTCATATTATTCGCATTTTCGACATCGTTGGCGGTCCATTATGCATTTCCACTGATGACGGGCAGACTGTCCACGATAAAATTGCCCCGCTGCTGAAGGACGGCCAGCGAGTAATTTTATCTTTTTCCGGCGTGGATACGCTGATTTCCCTGTTTCTCCATGTTGCAATCGGCCAGCTTTACGGCGAATTGACCGAGGAGCGTATCCGCGAGTTGCTTTCTGTTCAGGATATGGCGCAGGATGATCTCGTTCTGCTCAAACGCGCGGTTGAAAACGCCAAGGCTTTTTTTAAAAACCGGCAGGGGTACGAGCAGGCGTGGAAAGAGGAAGTCAGTGATGAAGAATAA
- a CDS encoding restriction endonuclease subunit S domain-containing protein, which yields MSRLDALAEKTQQVNKHLDTIEADAERLLAVRFREAIKDAPLRTMAEVAPLVCREQRIILDDSYPELGIRSFGKGTFHKPPLTGSEVSSKRLFRIEAGDLLFSNVFAWEGAIAIAQPEDAGRFGSHRFIGCVPDKKLATAEFLRYFFLTDAGMEKIGSASPGGAGRNRTLGLQKLMALEIPVPLLATQYAFDALQAKIAELKAKHEGIRKANQALVPATLERLFDQKITQ from the coding sequence GTGTCCCGTTTGGATGCTTTGGCCGAGAAGACACAACAGGTCAACAAGCATCTTGACACTATTGAGGCCGATGCCGAACGCCTGCTCGCCGTGCGTTTTCGCGAGGCCATCAAGGATGCGCCGTTACGAACGATGGCCGAGGTAGCGCCATTAGTGTGTCGCGAACAAAGAATTATTCTTGATGATAGTTATCCCGAGTTGGGTATCCGCTCTTTCGGTAAAGGCACCTTCCACAAACCACCGTTGACTGGCTCCGAAGTTAGCTCCAAGCGGCTGTTTCGCATCGAAGCGGGCGATTTGCTGTTTTCCAATGTGTTTGCCTGGGAAGGCGCAATTGCCATCGCACAGCCCGAGGATGCCGGGCGTTTTGGTTCGCACCGCTTCATCGGCTGCGTGCCTGACAAAAAACTGGCTACCGCCGAGTTTCTGCGCTATTTCTTTCTGACTGACGCAGGCATGGAAAAAATAGGCTCAGCATCGCCGGGCGGAGCAGGCCGCAACCGGACTCTCGGTTTGCAAAAGCTGATGGCGCTTGAAATCCCGGTTCCATTACTCGCCACTCAATACGCTTTTGACGCGCTTCAAGCCAAGATAGCCGAACTCAAAGCCAAGCATGAAGGCATCCGCAAGGCCAATCAGGCTCTTGTTCCGGCAACGCTGGAGCGGCTATTTGATCAAAAAATAACTCAATGA
- a CDS encoding ATP-binding protein: MPTTEQRVCHALYPEKSTVGMIHRLPTIRSDLNGFTGLGGLAEWAKDLADDCLEVDFSQCGFFDANLAACLASVLARVAEKSNTIKITSVGQEAEKILRKNNFLSSYGYSSLADNNHTTLPFARIQIADQNCFAEYLDQHMNGKGIPRMSEALSKLFRQSIFEVFQNCIIHSSSQSGIFVCGQFYPRLKRLDLTISDAGVGIRTNVRRHLRNNQIKSVDAIRWALKEGNSTKINNQPGGMGLKLLKEFIELNKGKIQIVSRQGFYQFERSQETFRALSSDLPGTTVNLEINTGDRHTYRLKSEVTPDDIF; encoded by the coding sequence TTGCCCACTACCGAACAGAGAGTTTGCCATGCACTTTATCCTGAAAAATCTACCGTTGGCATGATTCATCGCCTGCCAACAATTCGTAGTGACCTGAATGGATTCACAGGACTGGGCGGTTTGGCCGAGTGGGCCAAAGACCTTGCTGATGACTGCTTGGAAGTCGATTTTTCACAGTGCGGTTTTTTCGACGCCAACTTGGCAGCTTGTCTGGCAAGCGTACTGGCGCGAGTAGCCGAAAAATCCAACACTATCAAAATCACCAGCGTAGGCCAGGAAGCCGAGAAAATTTTACGCAAAAACAACTTTCTATCCAGCTATGGTTATAGCTCTTTGGCGGACAACAACCACACTACATTGCCGTTTGCCCGTATTCAGATTGCGGATCAAAACTGCTTCGCCGAGTACTTGGACCAGCATATGAACGGTAAAGGCATCCCTCGCATGTCCGAAGCGCTGAGCAAACTTTTTCGGCAAAGTATTTTCGAGGTATTCCAGAACTGTATTATTCATTCCAGTTCGCAATCCGGTATCTTCGTCTGCGGACAGTTTTACCCCCGCCTTAAACGGCTCGACCTGACTATTTCCGATGCCGGCGTCGGTATTCGAACCAATGTAAGGCGTCATCTGCGAAACAACCAAATCAAATCGGTTGACGCAATCCGCTGGGCGCTGAAGGAAGGCAACAGCACCAAGATCAACAATCAACCGGGCGGTATGGGCCTGAAACTGCTGAAAGAATTCATCGAGTTAAATAAGGGCAAGATTCAGATCGTCTCCCGGCAGGGTTTCTACCAATTTGAACGCAGCCAGGAAACCTTTCGAGCGCTTTCCTCCGACCTTCCAGGCACCACCGTCAATCTGGAAATCAATACCGGAGATCGCCATACTTACCGGCTAAAATCGGAAGTCACTCCCGACGACATTTTTTAG
- a CDS encoding PIN domain-containing protein has product MKNKAYDIAAYQFSKDEPLLFDTNIWLYLFPAPSGQNPHAPVYSSALKKMQQAGVHLALDVMILSEYLNRYCRIEWKANFPQTSFKYFRSSPSFNSIGQNAATYAHQILKLCTPYDHPFAAVDIKQILLGFSAGNQDFNDALLADSCRQRGWKLVTHDGDFTQGGIEILTANSKLQVACNGHRSK; this is encoded by the coding sequence ATGAAGAATAAGGCTTACGACATTGCTGCTTATCAATTTTCCAAAGATGAGCCGCTACTGTTCGATACCAACATCTGGCTATATCTGTTTCCCGCGCCCTCCGGACAAAATCCCCATGCACCGGTCTATTCATCGGCGCTGAAAAAAATGCAGCAAGCAGGCGTACACCTCGCGCTTGATGTCATGATACTCAGCGAATATCTGAACCGTTACTGCCGCATCGAATGGAAGGCAAATTTTCCTCAGACGAGCTTCAAGTATTTCCGATCATCGCCATCATTCAATAGCATAGGGCAAAATGCTGCAACCTACGCACATCAAATACTTAAATTATGCACGCCTTACGACCATCCGTTTGCCGCTGTGGATATCAAGCAAATATTATTGGGTTTTTCTGCTGGAAATCAGGACTTCAATGATGCGCTTCTGGCTGATTCCTGCCGGCAACGCGGCTGGAAATTGGTGACCCATGACGGGGATTTTACTCAAGGCGGTATTGAAATACTTACGGCCAATAGTAAATTGCAAGTTGCTTGCAACGGTCACCGTTCTAAATGA